Sequence from the Rutidosis leptorrhynchoides isolate AG116_Rl617_1_P2 chromosome 3, CSIRO_AGI_Rlap_v1, whole genome shotgun sequence genome:
CCTATTacgagtacttttttttttttattaattataattatattttgctTGATATTCATATGGCGCGAAGTATGTATAACTAGTTAACCACCGTTACCGAAATCAATTTTTTACACACACAAAATAATAATCAGCGATTTTTTAGGGCAAATTCGTAACTCTAATAAATATTCACAAATTCAATGGCTCTCCTTTCATACTTCAGGGATCGAGAAAAGTATgcgtttattttttttcatttcatCGAGATTTTGATTTTAGGTTTTACTCCAGATGATTAAAATGAATGTATTTTCACTTATTTGAATTCAATATCTGAAGTGTTAGGATTCGGAAGATGAATAATGAAGATGCTGCTAATAAAGATGGTAAAAAAGAAACCCCTCTTTCTTCGATCGCACAAGCGTTTGAGGAAATTTCGGATctgattaataaaaataaaaagggaaatgataacaataacaataataataataatgataatgaatttgTTGATTTGCGATTAAAGCCGTTTTGTGAAGCGTGTACTTTGGTATCTGTTCTATTTGGTTGTCTTGGTATGGCTTTCAAATTCGCCGAAATGGAATACACTGCCAAGGTTTGTTTGTTTATTTGATttctaatttatttattttatctatTAATTGAAAGTTTTAATCATTTTTACCATTTGTTGATGCTTTATGTTGTTATGCTTCATATGATATGTGAATAGAGTATATTAAGTTAGGTATGTTTGTAATTGGATGAAACTGGTATTGTTTTCTCAATTGTATCGTTGAAGCAGTTTCGTTAATCACGAAGTATTTGAGTAATGATGTTATATGTGTCTGTAGGAAATGAGTACTAACAAGAAACCATATTTCTTACGTAATGTGTTTTGGTATATTTAAAAGCAGGTTTAGGCATCTAATCACTAGAGAAGATATAGTTTAAAACTTCATTAGATGTTTCAATTTAGGTCTTCTAATTATGCCCTCTAGGCCGTACGAAAGTGTTCATTCAATCTTCGCCGCATGATCATGTTCATTTATTTTAGGCATCCAATACTATATAGGGAAAGTGAAAGTATAATTGTCTATATAAACGGATTATATAGGGAAAGTGACAGTGGATTATTATCTGCAGCATATATACTTCTTGTACATCAATATGCAATTTTTATGTTGTTCGACTGAGAATGAGAAtagtttcttttcttttattttttatctGATCTGATATTCAAGATATAAGAGAATCAAAAAGTTAGAAAAGTCACTTATAAAAGTTAATAAATATAAAGTTGAATAATTTAAAAATATGCTATTGGCTTCTTAAGCATACTAGTTTATGACCCATGATTACACAGGTTTGAAAAAAATATATTTGAAAAAAATAAATGATAGTATACTTGTtgataggggtgttcatcggttcggttttcagtttttcggtttattcggttcggttttttcggttttgaaattctaaaaattaaaaccaaaaaccaaaccgaaaccaatttcaaatatcaaaaccaaaaccaaaactgaACCAAAAACCAAATTTGAATTCGGTTCGATTTCGGTTAAAACCAAATTAACTTCCACATCGATTTTTTTTCTCACGATATaaataaacattatattattaactttgtaagtatcgttctaaaataaaatatataattgaacatatatacaaattttagaaaataaaataagctaacataatatcataatacaatacattttatatcaaaaaataaaCAAAACCAATACCAATAACAAAACTAAAACTTTCTCTGTTTTAGTCATAGTGTATACTTTCTAATAATAGACTGTTGTAAAGCAGTGTATATAAATTTGATTGATTCAATGTGCACACACACATAAATTGAACTGAATAGCAAATCGACTTGAAATGATTACAGTTTCAAAAATGTTGAGTTAAAAGGAAAATTATGAAATTAAAGATTAAAATAGGATTTCAATCAAAGTGAACCGAATTTGACTTGACGAGTTAAAATATATATTCAAAATCGTTTCTCGTACATgtatacaataatataaataacttaaaatatttgtttaatattgtataaattgaattcggttttatattcggttttcggttaaccaaattaaAAATTTTCAAAACGGAAAACCAAACTGAAAAACCGAAttaaaattcggtttcggtttttctcgatccgaaactatttttcaaattcggtttggtttttttccatttggtttcgattcgatattcggtttaaatggtttcaaaccaaatggtgcacacccctGCTTGTTGatcatataatttttatataatacagtaatatatagtagtatatatacGATTCATCCTTACTCAGTGCAATGGATTAGTACCATATACCAAGAAAAAATGATACTCTATTATATATTTGTTTGTTACATATACAAATGTCCAAAGAATTTGTAGTTATTATAATTATGCTTGGCATCCACAATTGTGACTCCAAACGAAAGTGCAAACGCTTTTGGTGAAAAGCTCCTTCCATTTATCCTGAATACAGTCATAAACCCATCAATTTTCTGCACACAATGGGCAATGTATTAGAGATACTTCCTAATCATATGCAACACGACACAAAAACGTAGTGCCAACCTACGCTCTTTCAAAGCTGCCTTTAACCGAGACAAATAGATCACAACATCGAAGCTGCCTTTAACCTACGCTCTTTCAACACAACACAAAAACGTATTGCCAACCTACGCTCTTTCAAAGCTGCCTTCAGCCGAAAAAATAGATCACATCATCGAAGCTGGCCTTTAACCTACGCTCTTTCAACACAACACAAAAACGTATTGCCAACCTACGCTCTTTCAAAGCTGCCTTCAGCCGAAAAAATAGATCACATCATCGAAACTGCAAATCAAGTATCCAAAGCTCAGCAAAGAAAAATATTAAACTATTGACAGTTTGACACAGCTAATTTTCGCGGGTAATATGCATTGGAAGATTTTATGGTTTTGTCAACTATATGCTAATTAATAGAGCACaataaaaaattaataatacataattaacATTAACACTATAAATTATATAAGTAAACCAATGTTAATTAAACAAACTTACATTGTCATCATCAATATAATCTTGACCCGCATCCTTGTAAACCCAATGAGGCAAACTGCAAATCATCCTTGTAACCCAGAAAAGTGATCAAGTACGTCCCACGCTAAGGATACTCATACACATCCATGTCAAACCAATGAGGCATGCAAACTGAAAATCATAAGTAACACTATGATAACATAAAACTTACCATGGTTACCATAACAATTAAGCATAATTCAATAGCATCAAAGACAATTTGAAGCAAAACAAAAGGTCAAAACTGAGACTACTCAAACCAATATGATGCAGCGATCTGGCATGTCATCATACACATTCTTCTGAATACACACTCGTTTTTTCGATTCCTTTCTCTATTAAAATACCTCTGACACTCACCTGATTACGATTAGGACTGCACATAATAGTGATCGTCTTATCTTCAATAAGACAGATGGACAACAACGACACAAAATAAACTAAATATTTAGAACCCCTTTAACAATAGCAGGGGCGGACTTTATATCAAACTTTAAAAGAATATGTTATAAATGACACCAAACTTTATAAGGAGATTCGCCGGTGATATGGATCAAACTGTTCTCATTCTTATTTTTTTTTGGGAGTGCTAGTACTGGTCCCAACACTACTAAACTGAATCTCACAAATAAGTAAAAGGCTAGCTATTATTGTACCCGTTTATATAAAAACCAAGTTTTATTGGTTTCTTCCTATTGTGATTCTCTTCACATGTGATCTCATTTTAAGAAAAACATTTATATGTGATCATGAAAAGTTAGTGACAGTTGTGCATGATGTATACTTTAACCAATACATCTTATataaatacaaaaagaaaaaaaagaaaaaaaacaatatTCATATAGATAAATGAAATTTTTTTATCAGATTACAACATACCTTATCTTATTTCATAGTGCTTGTAAATGTTGATTTTCAATGTTGCTTACACTTTAAGAGAGTATTTAAAACCTGAAGCATTAGTTAGCTTAGGAAATGCAAATTTCCAATTTCAAAAGCATCCAATTCCAAAGAGACAGTAACATAAAGTGCAAATAATGCAAATAATGAAGTCCACTTATACCTATATTAATCAAGTAATAATAAAGTTCACTATAGTAATTAAACTTAACCAGCTTCATATCTGGCTCATCATCTTCAAATTTGGATTTAATAAAAATAACAGAACCATTAAGCTTTCAAAACAAATTAGAAAGACCACATTGAAACaacaaatacatatacaaaatacaaaATAACTTATTAAACATGAATCAATCGAACCTGTTGCGAACATACATACTAAGAGAAGTAAAATAAGAAGAATAAAAGAGATGAACACACTGAAGCCATTGAAAACTTAGATTTTTAGTGTAATATAAAGGTAAAGGTAATTTCCAGCCATTTTTACTTATaaataaatgggtcaaaatggaagtAGATGTGGGTTTTGTTATAGAATTAGGAGTATTGGTATGTAATTTTTGAATTTAAACTTGATTGAGAGTGACTTATACGGTAGAGATTTTGATTGGAGAAGGCAGTGAAGGTTGTACACTCAAGGCGACAAAGCGTGTGAAAATATTGATATCAAATATTTCTCGGGCAGCGAGTTACTCCATATTTTATttcttaattaaattaattatattcattattaaaaataataaaacatGACATCAGCTAAATTAATAACACAACAACATCTGGAAGATCAATACATGAAAAATTAAGGAAAACAGGTTTAGTGATGTCAGCATTATCCCCTAATTATATGTAAGTAAGATAGTCCCTTTCTATTTATGCTTTAAAGAAAGATGCCATAACCATATCTTCCTAacaactaatgcaaatttctaactTCAATCACTGAAGTGTCCAAGAAAACATTTTGTTGCCTTAATTTAGGCATATTAGGCCTCTTTATTATACTATAAAGAGAGATGCCAAGCATACATTGTTATAATCATTCTggacttcatcactaaattgtGTATCAGTTTGACGTTTACGACTAAAATCTTATCATTTACATTTGACTTCGCATATTGTTAGGATCTCAAATTAAATAAACATGTTAAGTTGCATCGATAGTGGCTAGGACCTAAACGCAATGGTGTTGAGTATTCGTGTATAAATACTCACACACCTCATAGAGTTGGAGTGATGCCAATCAATACAAATTGTATACATACAAATTGAAAAACAGATTTATATACACGACTGTTATATCAATTCAGATCTGTGATTCTTCATCAATTAATatccatcattcatcatcatcgaacACTTtcatcattcatattcactgttcCATTAGATTTGAACATTAAACCATTGATTTGAAACTGTGTTTGTCTTCATCACATATTATAGTACAATACTCCCTCTGTCTCATATTTATTGTTCACTATTTCTTTTTGAGCCGTtccaaattaattgttcacttccAAAAGTATTTATGCCCTTGCTTTATgtatgtaaaataaaaaataaaagtcgATAAAAAGTAAGGGGTAAAATTGGAAAGTTAACAAAAAGTACATGTGACAGTCactatttcttaaactgtgtgaTTTTTGTCGAGAGACAATAAATTTGGGACGGAGTGAGTATCATTTTTGCTTACTTGTAAAATTCGTAAACAGGGATTTTCTGTCTTGTTTAACAGCCTCGTAAATTGTAACTAATTAAGTGATTGACGGATGTCAGGTACGAGATCTTCTTGAAGCATCGAAGAAATTTAACACTTTAAGTAGTGTAGTTGACCATGACTTAAAAAATAAGACGGTAAAATCACCCGGGAGCCATACTCGCAATCTTCGCAGGGTTAGGCAAGGTCTGGATCTCATAAGAGAGTTGTTTCAGAATTTTTTATCATCCGAGTATGTTATTCTCTCAATTATAATTTTACATATCATGAACAGATTACATCAGTATATTGCAATGAACTGTGTTTTTAATAACTGTATTCCATATGTTTTTTGTGATATTTTAGGAACCATACACTTAAAAAAGCCGCTACAACAGCGTATCAACAAGTTTGTGCACCATACCACACATGGGCAGTCAGAACTGCAGTTTCTGCTGGAATGTGTACACTTCCTACACGGGATCAACTTTTGGTGAACATAAATGAAACGGGTGAGTCTACTAATTAATAGGAATTTTACAGGCGTTTAGTTTGAAGTTATGGGCTGTTTAATAGTGTTTATAACGCTTTTTTGGAACCCTTTTTTTTGTTCCAAACACTCTTCCTCTTAACAACGCAGTAGGAAAATGATGGAACGTAAGGCGATCTGTACGCTTAGTCAGGAGCGTCTTAGATGGTGTGCAAGATAGGCCATCGAACAGGGCCCGAAATTTTGAAAGGGcccaaaatttataaaaaaaaaaaaaaaaaaaaaaaaccttcataTATATTTGTTTTGCTATTAGTACAAATAGGTTATAAAGATCTTGCAGCAAACAAGAAGAGGAATTTTTCTTCTTTTGACAAAAATTACCCTTATTTTGAAGTCATTTTGATTGAGAGATCTTGGAAACGATAATAACTTGTTTTGCTTTTGTTAATGATAACTTTCAAACAGTATTATCTTTTTATATGTATTGAAAAATTTAACGTTTGTAAGGCTCATTTCtatatatattatactccgtaaataGGGACTTACAAATCAATGAGATGGCCCTGCGCTTAGTGTGTACTTATTTTTGTTAACTAGTATTCATTCGTATGATTGACtgaatatttctttttataattaTTAACAGATAAATCAGCAGAGAAAGAAATGAGGAGGTACATAAAGGCATCACTTGATGTTATAAAAACCATCGATAATCTTTACATTTCGAGGGGGATTACGCTAGATTGGTGATTTTGTGGATCCTTGAGGGATGGGGTTAAATTGTTTAAATGATCTAGAATAGCTAACATGTATGCATTCAATAACTGCCAACTTGGTTGCCTTCATGGCAAATTCTCTGTTTTAGACACAAAGTTTCATACTTGATCTGTAGCTCATTCAATATTCTGTATGATGTTTGTATATATATAGCTAGATTGTTGACTTGAGATTTATTGTTTTTGTATTATGAAAGGTTAGAAAATACAGAGTTTCAACTAATGTATGATTCATGTGTGTTTCGTTAACGTCGGTTATATCGTGGATGTGTCGTTCTAGACCCGAAACTGTGTAGTTGAGGTTTTGGACTAACCTAGTGAGCTCATATTAAAGCATTTAGTGTTTTAGTATACTGTACTTCACTGTTTTTCTTGTATTAAATAAGTAGTAATGCTATTATTTGATTCATAATAATGAGGTTTTTGTTAATTCTGGCTTGGTCTACTTGTGTTGGTGATTTTTGTTAGTTTCTCGAATAAGTTAATGATTGTGCATAAATGTTATGCTAATTTTTTTGAACCATTAAAGGTTAGGTTAGTTTCTCGAATAACTTAAAGAGTTGTGCTTTTTCATATTATGTTGGTTTTAGCTTTATGGCTATCAATACACGTAGGGACGGCTTAAAATGTAGGTGCTACTATACTCGGAGGTGAAACTATGATTTAAGAATAAGATAGTCAACCGAAGAAAATTAAATATCGATATAAAAATTTCATACATATTCCGTATACAACTGAATCAAAGAATTAACAAATATTTTATATTATTCATATTTAAAGTAGGTTAGTATTCATTATTAGGGCACGTTTTGCAATTAATTCACAATTTTTAATACAATACAAATACAGATAAACTATATTTGAGGAGTTGAAAGTGACAAAGTATCTACATGCATTCATCTGTCTCCGCCTCTGACTATACTTTTGGTTCTATCATTTTTGTTCCTTCAATGGAAAAAGTATCGTTGTACCATGAGGAATATTTTGTATATGGGTTATGCGAAAAAGACTTTAAATTTGTGTAAGATGGTTTTCTCTTTCGGTTTCCCTAAGAAGTATTCGTTTTTGTCTCGATTCGAAAAGTCGGCTCGCTTGAAAAGGGTGGATGGTAAGGTTTCAAATCGAGGTCACGGTGCACTTGTCACGGATGGTTTAATTGTTCTTGAGTCGGCCTTTTAATTTGACGGGTTTGTTTTGTCGGTGTTAGACtacctttttttatttatttatttattttttttatgtggTTGTTTTAGGTTTGTGTATGGTTTCTTATTTGGTTTGGTGTATTTGCATGATTTTCTTTTAGAAAGGCAAATCACACACTCAATAAAGTAATTCATGAAACACGTCCACAACAGGACTTGAACCCCAAATCTCTTGGTTGAAAGTCACCATGATATCTCCAGGCCAATGGTTCGGTTGTTTGTTGGTTGCTCGTTTTTGTTGCCTGGGTTTGTTTGTTTTTTGGTTCGGTTCGGTTTGTCTTCTGTTAGGCTTCTTCGCTAGTTTATTTTTTAATTTTGCTTTCTAGTTGCGAGAAGTACAGAAGACTTTGGTAATGAAAGTCCCTTGGTTATATCATTAAAGTTCTTTTGGAAAAAAAAAATCTATTATTTTTCATAACTTTCATATTTGAATAACTAGTGTTGTTTTATCTTCCAGGTTTGTACCGTCTCTTTATTTTACAAGGTTTGACCAACTATAGATGCCTTTGTTATTTGTTAAAGTATAGTCATTTGTCCtctaaactagtgaaatgacccgtggaaatatgagtttatttaaacgaaataatttaatgatatattttaggtattaaatgaatataaatgttaaagtcatttagtttattgtctcgtggaaccacggattccgactaagaaacttgtcgttgattttacaaacataaagttcgttcaaagttgaatatttatatttatatttttaataataataattattattattaataaatgccttttaaatttttttagaaaaataaaattacaatttatgagagattaatatttccttttataaaatattgtattattttattaattaaattaatatataattatgatatcatcattatgaaaattaaatcataatttagcttaataatgatgttattattttagagatttattagactatatagatatagatagatagatgggtTTAGGTACTGATATTTAATACTCCGTAGTAATTAGATCTATTTCGTTATATTATTGTAACTGGTTGATCCAATAATACTAGCTAAAACACCATGCATTATTTATTACCTTTTTGGTATTCAACTTTCACAAAAGCATGGATACAACTAGTTAATCAAAATTTATTTGATAAGTCATACAATTAGATCTACTGAAATATATAACCGATGCGCAACTAACCAATGATTAATGGAACAGTGGGTTTGGTTCAGTAGTAGAAAGTTTATCGGTTGATTTTTAATTTGTAACAACCCTGAAAAAACAGAGTGAGTTTGCGGTTTTGGTTAaactcaactacacacaaccgctACCGTTAATCTTATTAGGGGGTAGGTGCCTTTGAAAAGTCTAGGGACTGAGTTTAGAAAGTACACGTACTTCAGGGATTGCACTTGACACGCACTAGACAAAGAAACTAGTCTAACAAATGATTTATTCGTGTAGGTATAACAACCTAATAATTTACACATTTTTATTTACCATATCtggtgtaaattacaagttttaaaTTCGAAAGTGTATTTTATCACTACTCCTATGGTTTGTACAGCAGAATGAATTATTGTCAAAGTCAAACCAGGTTTAACACCGTATTGATATAAGGAACATAAAACTATACTAACCTAGTAATTTAATTCAATTTTATAGATGTTCTAAAATAAGTATAAGTTAAATATAGATATTCGGTTAAACATGTCAACTAccagtagggatggcaatggatgttgcatccatggacatccacccgatccgatccatttataatggatatggatgatgtaaatggacgattaacggatatggatatgaatatggatgaccTAAATATTTCGTGGGTCGAATATGGATGACAATTTACCATCCacggatatatccattatcacccgaaatacatctatatatacatatatacgtactaaaatatatgcatatacatctgcatatcgatatacatatacataaaaccTACAAATTCTTGAATTATTAACGAAAATAAGGGTGTGATAGTGacaattattaaattgttactaACAATATTAAAAATTACATATTTATATTAGTTTAAGCGTATATTTACTTATATCGTAACGGATTTTGCTCAATTAAATTCACAATCGATGACAAATTACAATAAAAACATGTGAAACAAATAAAAAACATAAAGATTTAATATTTAcatttattataatttatattaaattgataaaattGTCATTAAATTAACATTTCACTTGATATCCAAcgaatatccattaacccgcttaatccatcggatatggatatggacggatggaatgaaattaaatggatatggatatggatatggatatggatgagcaaAACATAAATGGATTTGGATGTGGATATGgcatcatccgatccatatccgatccattgtcatccctaactACCACTAGTTTATGAAATGTTGACGGACTGAAACTACAAAGTTCCAATACTTGAAGGGTATTATTTAGCTTTTTATAGATTTGTGTTCTATCGGATATTTTGCTGATTCTTCTTGTTACATTGTATGCTGAACCACCGGTTTAATTGACTAAAAGTTGGACCGGTTCTGCAAATTACGTGGTATACACCAATTTCTTTATACATAAACCATTcaagtataacaaccctcacttttcgactttcgattttactaaaatacctagagttgttatatacgaataaatttaacgttgaccgaataaacgtacgcttaaaataaataatataattataaatattataaataaggttatgttatataatataacataattacatcaatgaatatatatatatatatatatatatatatatatatatatatatatatatatatatatatatatatatatatatatataatatttatattacttttgttatttagttaatagaatatataattaactaaataataaataatattataacatttataaaactaataaaaactataaagtaataatcataaattttaattttaattataaaaactaaatataataataatttttatataaaattcgtatttaataattaaacaaatatagaaataaaatgttaaatgttcttagaaatgtattaaacgatttttttagaattttataaaaaaaaaatcaaaactatatctacttttaataaataaatacaaaaatacaaactactttttcttttaagatttacttttaataaaaatataaactacttttttttattttaacttttaagatttacttttaataaaaaatacaaactactttttcttatttt
This genomic interval carries:
- the LOC139896912 gene encoding ACD11 homolog protein-like isoform X1, giving the protein MALLSYFRDRENVRIRKMNNEDAANKDGKKETPLSSIAQAFEEISDLINKNKKGNDNNNNNNNNDNEFVDLRLKPFCEACTLVSVLFGCLGMAFKFAEMEYTAKVRDLLEASKKFNTLSSVVDHDLKNKTVKSPGSHTRNLRRVRQGLDLIRELFQNFLSSENHTLKKAATTAYQQVCAPYHTWAVRTAVSAGMCTLPTRDQLLVNINETDKSAEKEMRRYIKASLDVIKTIDNLYISRGITLDW
- the LOC139896912 gene encoding ACD11 homolog protein-like isoform X2 — protein: MALLSYFRDREKIRKMNNEDAANKDGKKETPLSSIAQAFEEISDLINKNKKGNDNNNNNNNNDNEFVDLRLKPFCEACTLVSVLFGCLGMAFKFAEMEYTAKVRDLLEASKKFNTLSSVVDHDLKNKTVKSPGSHTRNLRRVRQGLDLIRELFQNFLSSENHTLKKAATTAYQQVCAPYHTWAVRTAVSAGMCTLPTRDQLLVNINETDKSAEKEMRRYIKASLDVIKTIDNLYISRGITLDW